A window of the Candidatus Saccharibacteria bacterium oral taxon 488 genome harbors these coding sequences:
- a CDS encoding ribonuclease J — translation MGQRRLATPKGDDQSKRPATKKSNTAVMNSTTTRKGEVFRAQRRTSENVNLRASQHVINIPVNKSVYNGYGGEQFSAKMQPRRTRGGKPKLRIIPIGGVGEMGIGKNMNAIEYDDEIIIVDMGFLFPGSDYPGINYITPDITWLEENKHKIKAHVFTHGHLDHIGSFRHFIHRIPAPVYASKFTIGMLDKSMADADTDFQPDFRVMDPLSHEVVQVSKHFSVELVRVNHSIPDSTAVVIRTPLGVVIDSGDWRFEESPVDGQKFDLERMTEIAAKEGVLMFMNESTNCESAGTHTHTEFDIQYSIGQVMDKFSNSRVILSCFSSQVHRLQLILEEAHKHGRKVAFAGFSMIQNLEVALRSGTIKIPKNTVMKMEDIIKLPDSQITVVCTGSQGEFNAVLSRMATGAHKYMKIKGSDVVVFSSNPIPGNEKNVVRTVDGLMREGSDVIQNGKTHLTGIGPLHLSGHGYYDDHIKLINALNPTYYMPIHGEFHMLVHNARLAEKECGIPRKNIFVCDAGDIIEIDIERQAKKAGRIQVGGVMYDDTGAIVSEVVLKDRIHMSQEGMFVVVLTVQRGTGRLLTSPDIISRGFIYLRDSEELMNMIRQYLKQKAARSFAGKYDLDVVKKEIKDEITHILYDQTRRTPIVIPVINEVGGLKTVKSTAASNTSIAKTPVRSKKPTIASAAEPKMTLPTMPRRRFPRRQVPDTEANDTKAREVGRVRAY, via the coding sequence ATGGGCCAGAGACGACTTGCGACGCCGAAGGGCGATGATCAGTCAAAACGACCAGCTACAAAAAAAAGTAACACGGCGGTGATGAATAGTACCACCACTCGCAAGGGCGAAGTGTTTCGGGCGCAGCGGCGCACGAGTGAGAATGTCAATCTCAGGGCGTCGCAGCACGTAATCAATATCCCGGTAAACAAATCAGTTTACAATGGCTATGGTGGCGAGCAATTTAGCGCCAAAATGCAGCCAAGGCGCACTCGCGGCGGCAAGCCAAAACTACGGATCATCCCAATCGGTGGTGTCGGCGAAATGGGCATCGGTAAAAACATGAACGCCATTGAGTATGACGATGAGATTATCATTGTGGATATGGGCTTTTTGTTTCCGGGCAGCGATTATCCAGGCATCAACTATATTACGCCGGATATCACCTGGCTCGAGGAAAATAAGCATAAAATCAAGGCGCATGTGTTTACTCACGGGCACCTTGATCACATCGGTTCCTTCCGGCACTTTATCCACCGGATTCCAGCACCGGTCTATGCGTCGAAATTTACCATCGGCATGCTGGACAAGTCGATGGCTGATGCCGATACTGATTTTCAGCCGGACTTTCGGGTAATGGACCCATTGAGCCACGAAGTTGTTCAAGTGTCGAAGCATTTTTCGGTAGAATTGGTGCGGGTGAATCACTCGATTCCAGATTCAACGGCGGTGGTGATCCGGACGCCGCTGGGTGTGGTGATTGACTCTGGTGACTGGCGGTTTGAGGAAAGTCCGGTTGACGGCCAAAAGTTTGATCTTGAGCGTATGACAGAAATCGCCGCCAAAGAGGGCGTGTTGATGTTCATGAATGAATCGACTAACTGTGAGTCGGCTGGTACGCATACCCATACTGAGTTTGATATTCAATATTCTATCGGCCAGGTGATGGATAAATTCAGTAACAGCCGAGTGATTTTAAGCTGTTTCTCTTCGCAGGTGCACCGCTTGCAATTAATTTTGGAAGAAGCGCATAAGCACGGGCGCAAGGTAGCATTTGCCGGCTTTTCGATGATTCAGAACTTGGAAGTGGCGCTGCGTTCAGGCACCATTAAGATCCCGAAAAATACCGTCATGAAGATGGAGGACATCATCAAGCTGCCGGATAGCCAGATTACTGTGGTTTGTACTGGCTCGCAGGGTGAGTTTAATGCCGTGCTGAGCCGTATGGCGACTGGCGCGCATAAATACATGAAGATTAAAGGCTCTGACGTAGTGGTGTTTAGCTCCAATCCGATTCCGGGCAATGAGAAAAACGTGGTGCGAACGGTTGATGGCTTGATGCGTGAAGGATCTGATGTGATTCAGAATGGCAAGACGCACTTGACGGGAATCGGGCCGCTACACTTGTCGGGCCATGGCTATTATGATGACCACATTAAGCTGATTAACGCGCTTAACCCAACATACTACATGCCAATTCACGGCGAGTTCCATATGCTGGTGCATAATGCTCGGTTAGCAGAGAAAGAGTGCGGTATTCCTAGGAAGAATATCTTTGTGTGTGATGCTGGCGATATTATTGAAATTGATATTGAACGCCAAGCTAAGAAAGCTGGTCGGATTCAAGTTGGTGGTGTGATGTATGATGATACGGGCGCTATCGTCTCTGAAGTAGTATTGAAAGACCGCATTCATATGTCTCAGGAAGGTATGTTTGTGGTGGTGTTAACGGTACAGCGCGGCACAGGGCGGTTATTAACTAGCCCGGACATTATTTCCCGCGGTTTCATCTATCTGCGTGATTCTGAGGAATTGATGAATATGATTCGCCAGTACTTGAAACAGAAGGCAGCACGTAGTTTTGCTGGCAAGTACGACCTTGATGTGGTAAAGAAAGAAATTAAGGATGAAATTACCCATATATTATATGACCAGACTAGGCGGACGCCGATCGTTATCCCGGTAATTAACGAGGTTGGCGGTCTGAAAACGGTAAAATCGACTGCTGCTTCGAATACTTCTATCGCAAAGACACCGGTGCGCAGCAAAAAACCTACCATCGCTTCAGCGGCGGAACCGAAAATGACTCTGCCAACTATGCCGCGCCGCCGCTTCCCGCGCCGCCAGGTGCCAGACACCGAGGCGAATGATACCAAGGCTCGAGAGGTCGGCCGAGTGCGCGCATACTAG
- a CDS encoding cell division protein FtsK has translation MPKKRKSTRKKSVSTAPKHDVPSGFWAQVGAVLLVVLSLLLVVAWFGVGGPVLGWLHKATLSMLGYAMYGLPILLIYIAVEIFRAENNRLSLAMKLAAILEVVWLSGLFGLVKTPARPEAGGFIGDTANRAMSAMVDPGIAALIYVVLIIITALFITQTSPFTVIKKVAEAFKRDHSEEDNNAAVMKKVAREDAASAKSSSDIKLNAGVPTVDPVTPKDRRTSPLSSLRGSVARDKAAEEQAALVAAHDPNWQAPSLDLLEKKQSPADAGDIRQNAQIIHDTLAEFNIDVEMEDANIGPKVTQYTLRPPSGVKLTRITALETNIALNLAAQSLRIEAPIPGQKAVGIEVPNRRAADVRLYGVLDSKQWKNAREPLSFAIGKDISGEAVVGELNKMPHMLIAGQTGSGKSVMINTLLTSLLYRNSPSDMKLILVDPKQVEMAPYEDIPHLLTPVITEPEKTISALKWAVNEMERRYKLLAAEKIRDIKGYNQRLATRAKKIPVADADGNIQQHEDGAMPYIVIVIDELADLMMAAARDVEALIVRLAQKARAVGIHLVLATQRPSVDVITGLIKANVPARIGFTVASQVDSRTILDQIGAEKLLGQGDMLLYTPSMSKPKRIQGAWVTDDEVNKITDHLRMQSAPQYNDEVVAQPVQLNGKGGLAVDFSSGGEDEAFMDAVRVVIEGGKASTSYLQRRLRIGYGKAARLIEEMEERGIVGPANGSKARDVLVSSVDELGQ, from the coding sequence ATGCCAAAAAAACGAAAATCTACCCGTAAGAAATCAGTTTCCACAGCTCCAAAGCATGATGTGCCGAGCGGCTTTTGGGCGCAAGTCGGCGCGGTACTGCTCGTCGTGTTATCGCTTCTATTGGTGGTGGCGTGGTTTGGTGTTGGTGGTCCGGTGCTGGGGTGGCTACACAAAGCGACTCTGAGTATGCTTGGGTATGCGATGTATGGGCTACCGATCTTGCTGATATATATTGCTGTGGAGATTTTCCGCGCGGAGAATAATCGGTTGTCGCTGGCGATGAAATTAGCAGCCATCCTCGAAGTAGTGTGGCTGTCAGGGCTGTTTGGGCTAGTAAAAACACCAGCTCGGCCGGAGGCTGGTGGGTTCATCGGCGATACGGCTAATCGAGCGATGAGTGCCATGGTCGACCCGGGCATCGCTGCTTTGATATATGTGGTGCTCATCATCATCACGGCGCTATTTATTACCCAGACGTCGCCGTTCACGGTGATCAAGAAAGTAGCCGAAGCGTTCAAGCGTGACCATTCCGAGGAGGATAACAATGCGGCGGTGATGAAAAAGGTGGCTCGTGAAGATGCAGCCAGTGCCAAATCATCGAGCGACATCAAGTTGAATGCCGGCGTCCCGACCGTTGATCCCGTCACGCCAAAAGACAGAAGGACGTCACCGCTGAGCAGTCTGCGCGGTAGCGTGGCGCGGGATAAGGCAGCTGAGGAGCAAGCAGCACTAGTGGCGGCACACGACCCGAACTGGCAGGCGCCGAGCCTTGATTTGCTAGAGAAAAAGCAAAGTCCAGCTGACGCTGGTGATATTCGGCAAAACGCACAGATTATTCACGATACCCTGGCAGAGTTCAATATTGATGTGGAGATGGAAGACGCAAATATTGGGCCGAAAGTGACGCAGTATACCTTGCGACCGCCGAGTGGTGTGAAGTTGACACGCATCACGGCGCTGGAGACGAATATTGCTTTGAATTTGGCGGCGCAGAGCTTGCGGATTGAAGCGCCGATTCCTGGGCAAAAAGCCGTTGGTATTGAGGTGCCAAACCGACGAGCGGCTGATGTGCGGCTGTATGGTGTGTTGGACTCTAAGCAGTGGAAGAATGCCCGCGAACCATTGAGTTTTGCCATCGGTAAGGATATCTCTGGCGAAGCAGTGGTTGGCGAGCTCAACAAAATGCCACACATGTTGATTGCTGGTCAGACTGGTTCTGGTAAGTCGGTGATGATTAATACCTTGCTGACCAGTTTGCTATATCGCAACAGTCCGAGCGACATGAAATTGATTTTGGTTGACCCAAAGCAGGTGGAAATGGCACCGTACGAAGACATCCCACATTTGCTGACTCCGGTGATTACTGAGCCAGAAAAGACTATTTCGGCCTTGAAATGGGCGGTCAATGAGATGGAGCGGCGCTATAAGCTGTTGGCGGCCGAGAAGATTCGCGATATCAAGGGGTATAATCAGCGCCTCGCCACGCGAGCTAAAAAAATCCCGGTAGCGGACGCCGATGGCAACATTCAACAGCACGAAGACGGGGCGATGCCGTACATCGTTATTGTAATTGATGAGCTAGCCGATTTGATGATGGCGGCAGCACGCGACGTCGAGGCGCTGATCGTTCGCTTGGCGCAGAAAGCGCGGGCGGTGGGTATCCACCTGGTCTTGGCAACGCAGCGGCCGAGCGTTGACGTGATTACTGGTTTGATCAAGGCGAACGTGCCGGCGCGTATCGGCTTTACCGTGGCGTCGCAAGTTGACTCGCGGACCATTCTTGATCAAATTGGCGCCGAGAAACTACTTGGCCAGGGTGATATGCTGCTGTATACGCCGAGCATGAGTAAGCCAAAACGTATCCAGGGCGCATGGGTGACCGATGACGAGGTCAATAAAATTACTGACCATTTGCGGATGCAGTCGGCGCCGCAGTACAATGATGAGGTGGTAGCGCAGCCAGTACAACTAAATGGCAAGGGCGGCCTGGCAGTTGACTTTAGCAGTGGTGGTGAAGACGAAGCATTTATGGACGCGGTGCGAGTGGTGATTGAGGGCGGCAAGGCCTCTACCAGCTATCTGCAGCGGCGGCTACGGATTGGCTACGGCAAGGCAGCGCGACTGATTGAAGAGATGGAAGAGCGTGGCATTGTTGGCCCGGCGAACGGCTCGAAAGCTCGTGATGTTTTGGTTTCAAGTGTCGACGAGCTAGGGCAATAG
- a CDS encoding bifunctional chorismate mutase/prephenate dehydratase: MRIAIQGQAGSFHEQAAKQWYGPDATVVPCMTFGDVFQAYARNKADAVVVAVENTIYGTINETYRHIESCSAPIVGEVTLTIQQALITNPETTLEDITAVYSHPVALSQCCQFLQKHLPQAAQIEHFDTAGAVEFIKQQGSPHLAAIASETAAQLYNMPILKHHIQDAQDNITRFLVLDQITTATDADRATLVVTTAHQPGSLLEILRTFADQSINLTSLQSQPIVGQPWNYKFFMTVDAAGPSLHRAINKITSTGHKITLLGEYLAAR; the protein is encoded by the coding sequence ATGCGTATCGCCATTCAAGGACAAGCTGGATCATTTCATGAACAAGCAGCAAAACAATGGTACGGACCTGACGCTACCGTTGTTCCGTGCATGACCTTTGGCGACGTCTTTCAAGCCTATGCCCGCAATAAAGCCGACGCCGTTGTCGTGGCAGTGGAAAATACCATTTACGGGACCATCAACGAAACCTACCGTCACATCGAATCTTGTAGCGCTCCCATCGTCGGTGAAGTGACACTCACCATTCAACAAGCTCTTATTACCAATCCAGAGACAACACTTGAAGACATTACCGCTGTCTATTCACATCCTGTCGCTCTGTCGCAGTGCTGCCAATTTCTCCAAAAACACCTGCCACAAGCCGCACAAATTGAACATTTTGATACCGCTGGCGCTGTCGAATTCATCAAGCAACAGGGTTCACCACACCTAGCGGCCATTGCTAGCGAAACCGCTGCCCAACTATACAATATGCCAATTCTCAAACATCACATCCAAGATGCTCAGGACAACATCACGCGTTTCCTGGTCCTTGACCAGATAACCACGGCGACCGACGCTGATCGAGCAACGCTTGTGGTGACCACCGCCCATCAGCCAGGCAGCCTCCTTGAAATACTCCGCACATTCGCCGATCAGTCCATTAACCTCACCAGCCTACAATCCCAGCCCATCGTCGGCCAGCCGTGGAACTATAAATTCTTTATGACCGTTGACGCTGCCGGCCCGTCATTACATCGCGCCATTAATAAAATTACCTCAACTGGCCACAAAATAACACTACTTGGTGAATATCTGGCGGCACGTTAG
- the rpsF gene encoding 30S ribosomal protein S6, whose protein sequence is MDSKGGNMNEYELTVLIHPDLEANLDAALDKVRALIKDNGGEITKEDNWGKKKLAYAIRREDFAVYVYFEVKLPSSAPLKISNVLNITDEVLRYLLVKTDEKTRQALAEQKEREAKVATEAADKEA, encoded by the coding sequence ATGGATTCCAAAGGAGGAAACATGAATGAATACGAACTGACCGTTCTTATTCATCCAGATTTGGAAGCAAATTTGGACGCGGCGCTGGACAAGGTTCGAGCGTTGATCAAAGACAATGGTGGTGAAATCACCAAAGAAGACAACTGGGGCAAGAAAAAACTAGCCTATGCGATTCGCCGTGAAGACTTTGCGGTGTATGTTTACTTTGAGGTGAAGTTGCCAAGCAGTGCACCGCTCAAGATATCAAATGTTCTGAATATCACCGACGAGGTACTTCGTTATTTGTTGGTTAAGACCGACGAGAAGACACGCCAGGCGCTTGCTGAGCAGAAAGAGCGCGAAGCTAAGGTTGCTACCGAGGCGGCTGATAAAGAAGCCTAA
- a CDS encoding single-stranded DNA-binding protein — protein MARSINQVILLGRLTRDPEQRTTPSGRTVVSFSIAVDRAGQDDQADFFDVIAWEKLGELVMQYLSKGRRVLVQGRLRQDSWDDKETGKRRSRIEVTATDVTFLDAPSGDSANTTASRNTNTKQAETVADIDDKPIDLSEIPF, from the coding sequence ATGGCACGAAGTATCAACCAAGTTATTTTACTGGGACGGTTAACGCGCGATCCAGAGCAGCGGACAACGCCATCAGGTCGGACAGTTGTTAGCTTTAGTATCGCGGTTGATCGTGCCGGACAGGATGATCAAGCTGATTTTTTCGACGTTATCGCGTGGGAAAAATTGGGCGAACTGGTGATGCAGTACCTGTCAAAAGGCCGCCGCGTGTTGGTGCAGGGTCGGTTGCGACAGGACAGCTGGGATGATAAAGAAACCGGCAAGCGCCGCTCGCGTATTGAAGTGACGGCGACCGACGTAACATTCCTTGACGCCCCGAGCGGTGATAGCGCGAATACAACCGCATCACGTAATACTAATACCAAGCAGGCTGAGACCGTAGCGGATATTGATGATAAACCGATCGATCTTAGCGAGATACCGTTCTAA
- the rpsR gene encoding 30S ribosomal protein S18, with protein sequence MAKRLKKDTPTVFDYKDVKTLMRYVNAYGQIEPIAKTGLSVKQQRSLAVAIKRARHLALLPFVSQGQ encoded by the coding sequence ATGGCAAAACGATTAAAGAAAGATACCCCAACGGTTTTTGACTATAAGGATGTCAAAACATTAATGCGCTATGTTAATGCGTATGGTCAAATTGAGCCGATAGCGAAGACGGGTCTCAGTGTCAAGCAGCAGCGTAGCTTGGCAGTGGCGATCAAGCGTGCTCGGCACTTAGCACTGCTGCCGTTTGTGTCGCAAGGGCAATAA
- the efp gene encoding elongation factor P encodes MYQPTDLKKGTVCQIDGKPYRVIEYGQKVMGRGGSIVNVKLKNLLDGSVIPKTFKGQDKIEPAEVTSKTVQYLYHDGDMFCFMDPESFEQFELSNDVVDEAKNYLKEGCELNLQVFDGRVINVELPKNLYLEVTYTEDVVKGDTTSSVLKDATLETGLVIKVPAFIKQGDIVSVDTATGEYRERKK; translated from the coding sequence ATGTATCAGCCGACAGATCTTAAAAAGGGTACGGTTTGTCAGATTGACGGTAAGCCATATCGCGTTATTGAATATGGACAGAAGGTTATGGGGCGTGGAGGCTCTATTGTGAACGTTAAATTGAAAAACTTGCTGGACGGAAGTGTCATCCCGAAAACCTTTAAGGGTCAAGACAAAATTGAGCCAGCTGAGGTGACTAGCAAGACTGTTCAATATTTATATCATGACGGAGATATGTTCTGCTTCATGGATCCAGAAAGTTTTGAACAATTTGAACTGTCTAACGATGTGGTAGATGAGGCAAAAAATTATTTGAAAGAAGGTTGTGAGCTGAATCTCCAGGTGTTTGACGGGCGAGTGATTAATGTTGAATTACCAAAAAATCTTTATCTCGAAGTTACGTATACCGAAGATGTCGTGAAGGGCGATACAACTTCAAGCGTACTTAAGGATGCAACGCTTGAGACGGGCCTTGTTATTAAGGTACCAGCATTCATTAAACAGGGCGATATTGTCAGTGTTGACACAGCGACGGGTGAATATCGAGAGCGCAAAAAATAA
- a CDS encoding TlyA family RNA methyltransferase translates to MRSDMKQRLDKMILERGLVESRSEAENWIGLGQVMVNGRVATRPGCFVNETADITLLTRERYVSRAGLKLAGVADSFRLDFQGKTVLDIGSSTGGFTDFALRHGARRVYAVDVGTNQLHHRLRDDRRIILHEKTDIRDFELDCPPDIIVGDVSFISLRDILPHVAKRLMGSATVLVAMVKPQFEAGRHLVQKGVVKNAAIRRKILTDFEQWAKQYFVVLDKKDSTVAGSKGNVERFYKLQLKNNRGNSCSKKGIVVLKST, encoded by the coding sequence ATGAGAAGTGACATGAAGCAGCGATTAGATAAAATGATACTAGAACGCGGGTTGGTTGAATCGCGTTCAGAAGCAGAGAATTGGATAGGCTTAGGGCAAGTCATGGTCAATGGTAGGGTGGCGACACGTCCCGGATGTTTCGTTAATGAGACAGCAGACATTACATTGCTGACTCGTGAGCGGTACGTTTCGCGTGCAGGCCTCAAGCTAGCGGGCGTGGCGGATAGTTTTCGGTTGGACTTTCAGGGGAAAACAGTGCTGGACATAGGGTCGAGTACCGGTGGATTTACTGATTTTGCGCTGCGTCATGGCGCCCGACGTGTGTATGCTGTTGATGTGGGCACGAATCAGTTGCACCATCGACTGCGTGACGATCGGCGCATAATATTACACGAAAAGACAGACATTCGTGACTTTGAGCTTGATTGTCCACCAGACATTATCGTGGGAGACGTGTCATTTATTAGTCTGCGCGACATTCTACCACACGTTGCAAAACGGCTGATGGGCAGTGCGACGGTGCTTGTAGCGATGGTAAAACCGCAGTTTGAGGCAGGGCGTCATTTGGTACAAAAGGGTGTTGTAAAAAATGCTGCTATACGACGAAAGATCCTGACCGATTTTGAGCAATGGGCAAAACAGTATTTTGTAGTTCTTGATAAAAAGGATAGCACCGTCGCTGGTAGTAAGGGTAACGTTGAGCGCTTTTATAAGTTACAACTGAAAAATAACAGAGGTAATAGTTGTAGTAAAAAGGGCATCGTTGTACTTAAATCAACGTAG
- the ychF gene encoding redox-regulated ATPase YchF, giving the protein MSLSIGIVGLPNVGKSTIFNALTNNNILAANYPFATIEPNTGIVPVPDERLNVLAKLYDTQKIIPATVTFVDIAGLVAGASKGEGFGNKFLHNIRECDAIIHIVRAFENSDILRHDNTPINPQADIDIINTELILADIQTIEHRLPRLQKEAKAKPEARQVATYLETLLTSLNSGTPIASIENIKYEIINDLHLLTAKPIIYTFNVDEAGLGDHALQEKLAKLVAPARVLFICAKLEEELRELSNNDALELLDSYGASETGLSQLIHAAYDTLGLQSYLTAGQKEVRAWTIHKGWTAPQAAGVIHSDFERGFIAAQVISYHDLVAAGSEAKAREAGKIRTEGKNYIIQPNDVVEFRFNV; this is encoded by the coding sequence ATGAGTCTATCAATCGGAATCGTCGGCCTGCCAAATGTTGGTAAGTCGACCATATTTAATGCACTTACTAATAATAATATTCTAGCGGCTAATTACCCGTTTGCCACCATTGAACCAAATACTGGCATTGTACCGGTTCCCGACGAGCGGCTCAATGTACTCGCAAAACTGTATGATACGCAAAAAATTATCCCCGCGACCGTAACGTTCGTCGACATCGCTGGATTGGTAGCTGGCGCCTCAAAAGGAGAAGGGTTTGGCAATAAATTCCTGCACAATATTCGTGAATGCGACGCCATTATCCACATCGTTCGCGCCTTTGAAAACTCAGATATATTACGACACGACAATACCCCGATTAACCCTCAGGCCGACATTGACATCATCAATACCGAACTTATCCTTGCCGACATCCAAACCATAGAACATCGTCTGCCTCGTCTCCAAAAAGAAGCCAAAGCCAAGCCGGAGGCACGACAGGTGGCTACATACCTTGAAACGCTCCTGACATCACTTAATTCAGGCACGCCGATAGCATCCATAGAAAATATCAAATATGAGATAATTAATGATCTTCATTTACTCACCGCCAAGCCAATTATTTATACATTTAATGTTGACGAGGCGGGACTCGGCGACCATGCCCTGCAGGAAAAACTTGCCAAACTCGTCGCGCCAGCCCGAGTATTATTTATTTGTGCCAAGCTTGAAGAAGAGCTCAGAGAATTGTCAAATAATGACGCCTTGGAGCTACTTGATAGCTACGGGGCTTCCGAAACCGGATTGTCGCAGCTTATCCATGCCGCGTACGACACACTTGGTCTACAAAGCTATCTCACGGCAGGTCAGAAGGAAGTTAGAGCATGGACAATACATAAAGGCTGGACGGCGCCACAGGCTGCTGGCGTCATCCACTCAGACTTTGAGCGCGGATTCATCGCTGCACAAGTCATTAGCTACCACGACCTTGTTGCCGCAGGTTCAGAAGCTAAGGCCCGTGAAGCGGGTAAAATACGTACTGAAGGTAAAAATTACATCATACAGCCTAACGATGTTGTCGAATTTCGGTTCAATGTCTAA
- the pilM gene encoding type IV pilus assembly protein PilM, translating to MKIAKGLGDFFGLDIGTNAVRVVQLARTSNGWNLLHYGYAPVDPKVTGSDSPEAQRKLGEVIMTAVGQSGIKTQNVAIGLPSSKTFTAIIDVPKVSDQELKATMKYQVDQYIPMAIEDAKVDWALLGDSLREQGQYEVLLTSAAISYVEERLELIEGLGFNVVAEEPDPIAMLRALAPTDGATAKLVLDMGEHSTDLAVIYGDMPRLVRTVPSGLQALVRAAVQNLNVQDDQARQFIIKFGLAPDRLEGQVLRAIDGVLDNFAAELTKSIKFFQTRYPSISVSGILLSGFGAAIPMMDNYIASKTGIPATTADPWQHVSLGQADQQKLAPIASEFATVVGLAQRRNGS from the coding sequence ATGAAAATAGCAAAAGGGCTGGGCGACTTTTTCGGATTAGACATCGGGACGAATGCGGTGCGTGTAGTTCAGCTGGCGCGAACGAGCAACGGATGGAATCTGCTGCACTATGGTTATGCGCCTGTCGACCCGAAGGTTACAGGTAGTGATTCACCGGAAGCGCAGCGTAAGCTTGGTGAAGTGATCATGACCGCTGTCGGACAGAGCGGTATCAAGACGCAAAATGTAGCGATTGGGCTGCCGTCGAGCAAGACCTTTACGGCGATTATTGATGTGCCAAAAGTGTCAGACCAAGAGCTGAAGGCGACCATGAAATATCAGGTCGATCAGTACATTCCTATGGCGATTGAGGATGCCAAGGTTGACTGGGCGCTACTCGGCGACAGCTTGCGTGAGCAGGGCCAGTATGAGGTGTTATTGACGAGTGCAGCGATTAGTTATGTCGAGGAACGGCTTGAGTTGATTGAAGGTCTTGGCTTTAATGTGGTCGCTGAGGAACCGGATCCGATCGCGATGCTTCGGGCATTAGCGCCGACTGATGGAGCAACCGCAAAGCTAGTTTTGGATATGGGCGAACATTCGACTGACTTGGCAGTCATTTATGGCGATATGCCGCGGCTAGTGCGCACGGTGCCGAGCGGACTGCAAGCGTTGGTGCGGGCGGCAGTGCAAAATCTCAACGTACAGGATGATCAGGCTCGCCAGTTTATTATCAAGTTTGGCTTGGCACCTGACCGGCTTGAGGGGCAAGTTCTCAGGGCGATTGACGGCGTGCTGGATAATTTTGCGGCTGAGCTGACCAAATCAATCAAGTTCTTCCAGACGCGCTATCCGAGCATTTCCGTGTCAGGAATTCTGCTGTCGGGCTTTGGTGCGGCGATACCGATGATGGATAATTATATTGCTAGCAAGACCGGCATACCGGCGACTACGGCTGATCCGTGGCAGCATGTCAGTCTTGGGCAGGCCGATCAGCAAAAACTAGCACCAATTGCCTCGGAGTTTGCGACGGTCGTTGGTTTAGCGCAGCGGAGGAATGGATCGTGA